From Nicotiana tabacum cultivar K326 chromosome 20, ASM71507v2, whole genome shotgun sequence, one genomic window encodes:
- the LOC107799954 gene encoding uncharacterized protein LOC107799954 isoform X1, whose amino-acid sequence MILKASFFIVFFTLFLHWEASETKSQGEIGQASLPPRGWNSYDSFCWTISEEEFLKNAELVALRLKAHGYQYVVVDFLWYRKQIEGAYTDSYGYDVIDEWGRMLPDPGRWPSSRGGKGFSEVAQKVHSMGLKFGIHVMRGLSKQAFNANTLILDTTTGKAYEEAGRQWHAQDIGIKERACAWMTNGFMSVNTKLGAGRAFLRSLYQQYADWGVDFVKHDCVFGDDLDLDEITVVSEVLNGLKRPIVYSLSPGTNAKPTMAKDISGLVNMYRVTGDDWDDWNDVSAHFNVARDFSAANLVGVKGLKGKSWPDLDMLPLGWLTDAGSNLGPHRNCRLNLDEQRTQVTLWSMVRSPFIFGGDMRKLDDTTFNLLTNPTLLEINWFSSNNMEFRYVTGSLSSPGKHGLTHNSKNEGKTSVLETRVLALRSCKDVKANEWSTKVLDNDVAQLCWEENSNNRTSPFCLYKRKAPSMSEGVMVYNHQSHGKLHLLVTERTELCFSASSNRKLTSKESSRGSFSRCRSHANQMWELNNNGTLKNSYSGLCASLDIVKASSGGVRSWLATGRRGEIYLAFFNLNNQVTDMSAKISDIAKVIPRRRSSNVATCTAREVWSATNLGALKDSVSMSVKAHGCALFVLHCN is encoded by the exons ATGATCTTGAAAGCTTCTTTTTTCATCGTCTTCTTCACTCTTTTTCTTCACTG GGAAGCCTCAGAAACTAAATCTCAGGGTGAAATTGGACAAGCCAGCTTACCACCAAGAGGTTGGAATTCCTATGACTCGTTTTGTTGGACAATATCTGAGGAAGAGTTTCTTAAGAATGCAGAACTTGTAGCACTACGACTAAAAGCTCATGGTTATCAG TATGTTGTGGTGGACTTTCTTTGGTATAGGAAGCAAATAGAAGGTGCTTATACCGATTCTTATGGTTATGACGTCATTGATGAGTGGGGAAGGATGCTTCCTGACCCTGGTAGATGGCCTTCCTCTCGAGGTGGAAAAGGATTTTCTGAAGTGGCCCAAAAAGTTCATAGCATGGGCCTGAAATTTGGGATTCATGTCATGAGAGGTTTAAGTAAACAAGCATTCAATGCTAACACTCTCATACTGGATACCACTACG GGCAAAGCTTATGAAGAGGCTGGTCGACAATGGCATGCACAAGATATAGGAATTAAGGAGAGGGCTTGTGCGTGGATGACAAATGGTTTCATGAGTGTGAATACCAAGTTGGGAGCTGGAAGAGCATTTCTTAGGTCACTCTATCAACAATACGCTGACTGGGGTGTTGATTTTG TGAAGCATGACTGTGTATTCGGTGATGACTTGGATTTAGATGAGATAACTGTTGTTTCAGAG GTATTGAATGGACTTAAACGGCCTATCGTATATTCCTTGTCCCCGGGAACTAATGCAAAACCAACAATGGCAAAGGATATAAGTGGTTTGGTCAACATGTATCGAGTAACCGGTGATGACTGGGATGATTGGAATGATGTCTCTGCGCACTTCAATGTTGCTAG GGACTTTTCTGCTGCTAACTTAGTAGGAGTCAAGGGCCTGAAGGGGAAGTCGTGGCCGGACTTAGATATGCTACCACTTGGATGGCTAACAGACGCAG GTTCAAATCTTGGTCCACACAGAAATTGCAGGCTTAATCTGGATGAGCAACGGACTCAG GTGACTCTATGGTCGATGGTCAGGTCCCCTTTCATCTTTGGTGGAGATATGAGAAAGCTTGATGATACTACATTCAATCTTCTTACAAATCCTACTCTGTTGGAGATTAACTGGTTTAGCTCAAACAACATGGAG TTTCGTTATGTAACAGGTTCATTAAGTTCACCTGGAAAGCATGGCTTGACCCACAATTCCAAGAATGAAGGAAAGACGAGTGTGTTGGAGACGAGAGTTTTGGCTCTCAGGAGCTGCAAAGATGTGAAGGCAAATGAATGGTCCACTAAAGTTCTTGACAATGATGTAGCGCAATTGTGCTGGGAAGAGAACTCAAATAATCGCACCTCACCTTTTTGTCTATACAAGAGAAAAGCACCTTCAATGTC AGAGGGGGTAATGGTATATAATCACCAAAGTCACGGAAAGCTTCACTTATTGGTAACAGAGAGAACAGAACTTTGTTTTAGTGCATCTTCAAATAGAAAGCTTACATCCAAAGAGTCGAGCAGAGGTTCATTTTCACGATGCAGATCCCATGCCAACCAG ATGTGGGAGTTGAACAACAATGGAACACTCAAGAATAGTTATTCTGGTCTTTGTGCTTCCTTGGATATTGTCAAAG CTTCGTCTGGTGGAGTTAGGTCTTGGCTTGCAACTGGAAGGAGAG GAGAAATCTACTTGGCTTTCTTCAATTTGAACAACCAGGTGACGGATATGTCAGCAAAGATATCAGACATAGCCAAGGTAATTCCTAGAAGAAGAAGTTCAAATGTTGCAACGTGCACAGCCAGGGAAGTATGGAGCGCCACAAATCTTGGAGCCCTAAAGGATTCAGTATCTATGTCAGTAAAAGCTCACGGTTGTGCGCTCTTCGTCTTGCACTGCAACTAA
- the LOC107799954 gene encoding uncharacterized protein LOC107799954 isoform X2: MILKASFFIVFFTLFLHWEASETKSQGEIGQASLPPRGWNSYDSFCWTISEEEFLKNAELVALRLKAHGYQYVVVDFLWYRKQIEGAYTDSYGYDVIDEWGRMLPDPGRWPSSRGGKGFSEVAQKVHSMGLKFGIHVMRGLSKQAFNANTLILDTTTGKAYEEAGRQWHAQDIGIKERACAWMTNGFMSVNTKLGAGRAFLRSLYQQYADWGVDFVKHDCVFGDDLDLDEITVVSEVLNGLKRPIVYSLSPGTNAKPTMAKDISGLVNMYRVTGDDWDDWNDVSAHFNVARDFSAANLVGVKGLKGKSWPDLDMLPLGWLTDAGSNLGPHRNCRLNLDEQRTQVTLWSMVRSPFIFGGDMRKLDDTTFNLLTNPTLLEINWFSSNNMEFRYVTGSLSSPGKHGLTHNSKNEGKTSVLETRVLALRSCKDVKANEWSTKVLDNDVAQLCWEENSNNRTSPFCLYKRKAPSIEGVMVYNHQSHGKLHLLVTERTELCFSASSNRKLTSKESSRGSFSRCRSHANQMWELNNNGTLKNSYSGLCASLDIVKASSGGVRSWLATGRRGEIYLAFFNLNNQVTDMSAKISDIAKVIPRRRSSNVATCTAREVWSATNLGALKDSVSMSVKAHGCALFVLHCN; encoded by the exons ATGATCTTGAAAGCTTCTTTTTTCATCGTCTTCTTCACTCTTTTTCTTCACTG GGAAGCCTCAGAAACTAAATCTCAGGGTGAAATTGGACAAGCCAGCTTACCACCAAGAGGTTGGAATTCCTATGACTCGTTTTGTTGGACAATATCTGAGGAAGAGTTTCTTAAGAATGCAGAACTTGTAGCACTACGACTAAAAGCTCATGGTTATCAG TATGTTGTGGTGGACTTTCTTTGGTATAGGAAGCAAATAGAAGGTGCTTATACCGATTCTTATGGTTATGACGTCATTGATGAGTGGGGAAGGATGCTTCCTGACCCTGGTAGATGGCCTTCCTCTCGAGGTGGAAAAGGATTTTCTGAAGTGGCCCAAAAAGTTCATAGCATGGGCCTGAAATTTGGGATTCATGTCATGAGAGGTTTAAGTAAACAAGCATTCAATGCTAACACTCTCATACTGGATACCACTACG GGCAAAGCTTATGAAGAGGCTGGTCGACAATGGCATGCACAAGATATAGGAATTAAGGAGAGGGCTTGTGCGTGGATGACAAATGGTTTCATGAGTGTGAATACCAAGTTGGGAGCTGGAAGAGCATTTCTTAGGTCACTCTATCAACAATACGCTGACTGGGGTGTTGATTTTG TGAAGCATGACTGTGTATTCGGTGATGACTTGGATTTAGATGAGATAACTGTTGTTTCAGAG GTATTGAATGGACTTAAACGGCCTATCGTATATTCCTTGTCCCCGGGAACTAATGCAAAACCAACAATGGCAAAGGATATAAGTGGTTTGGTCAACATGTATCGAGTAACCGGTGATGACTGGGATGATTGGAATGATGTCTCTGCGCACTTCAATGTTGCTAG GGACTTTTCTGCTGCTAACTTAGTAGGAGTCAAGGGCCTGAAGGGGAAGTCGTGGCCGGACTTAGATATGCTACCACTTGGATGGCTAACAGACGCAG GTTCAAATCTTGGTCCACACAGAAATTGCAGGCTTAATCTGGATGAGCAACGGACTCAG GTGACTCTATGGTCGATGGTCAGGTCCCCTTTCATCTTTGGTGGAGATATGAGAAAGCTTGATGATACTACATTCAATCTTCTTACAAATCCTACTCTGTTGGAGATTAACTGGTTTAGCTCAAACAACATGGAG TTTCGTTATGTAACAGGTTCATTAAGTTCACCTGGAAAGCATGGCTTGACCCACAATTCCAAGAATGAAGGAAAGACGAGTGTGTTGGAGACGAGAGTTTTGGCTCTCAGGAGCTGCAAAGATGTGAAGGCAAATGAATGGTCCACTAAAGTTCTTGACAATGATGTAGCGCAATTGTGCTGGGAAGAGAACTCAAATAATCGCACCTCACCTTTTTGTCTATACAAGAGAAAAGCACCTTCAAT AGAGGGGGTAATGGTATATAATCACCAAAGTCACGGAAAGCTTCACTTATTGGTAACAGAGAGAACAGAACTTTGTTTTAGTGCATCTTCAAATAGAAAGCTTACATCCAAAGAGTCGAGCAGAGGTTCATTTTCACGATGCAGATCCCATGCCAACCAG ATGTGGGAGTTGAACAACAATGGAACACTCAAGAATAGTTATTCTGGTCTTTGTGCTTCCTTGGATATTGTCAAAG CTTCGTCTGGTGGAGTTAGGTCTTGGCTTGCAACTGGAAGGAGAG GAGAAATCTACTTGGCTTTCTTCAATTTGAACAACCAGGTGACGGATATGTCAGCAAAGATATCAGACATAGCCAAGGTAATTCCTAGAAGAAGAAGTTCAAATGTTGCAACGTGCACAGCCAGGGAAGTATGGAGCGCCACAAATCTTGGAGCCCTAAAGGATTCAGTATCTATGTCAGTAAAAGCTCACGGTTGTGCGCTCTTCGTCTTGCACTGCAACTAA